In Heptranchias perlo isolate sHepPer1 chromosome 21, sHepPer1.hap1, whole genome shotgun sequence, the following proteins share a genomic window:
- the LOC137340325 gene encoding heparan sulfate glucosamine 3-O-sulfotransferase 1-like: MACLLVGALLLVAQTERVHSGSSQQREGTLLQSLRYRGLEGNETEQNSPQPQSSIASQMIPQTIIIGVRKGGTRALLEMLDIHPDIVVAATEVHFFDWDENYIKGLEWYRKLMPFSYPYQTTIEKTPGYFTSIKAPERIHDMNSSTKLLLILRDPTERVISDYTQVYYNRLENHKPVQPIEEMVIKNGALNTKYKAIQRSLYDIHMSNWLRYFPLDQIHIVDGGTLIRNPLEELQKVETFLNIPPRIMTSNFYFNQTKGFYCLRSDGKERCLHESKGRPHPVVNSTVLEELHAYFREHNERFFSMVKQSFNWH, from the coding sequence ATGGCCTGCTTACTGGTGGGGGCTCTCCTTTTGGTAGCCCAAACAGAGAGGGTGCATTCGGGAAGTTCTCAGCAGAGAGAAGGAACTCTGCTTCAGTCATTAAGATACCGTGGATTAGAAGGCaatgaaacagaacagaactcacCACAGCCACAGTCTTCCATTGCAAGCCAAATGATTCCACAGACCATCATTATTGGTGTGCGCAAGGGAGGGACCAGGGCTCTGTTAGAGATGTTGGACATTCACCCTGATATTGTGGTCGCTGCCACTGAAGTCCACTTCTTTGACTGGGATGAGAACTATATAAAAGGCTTAGAATGGTACAGGAAGCTGATGCCTTTCTCTTATCCATACCAAACAACTATTGAGAAAACCCCAGGCTATTTCACATCTATTAAGGCTCCAGAAAGGATCCATGATATGAACAGTTCTACCAAATTGCTCTTGATTCTGAGAGAccctacagagagagtgatatcaGATTACACCCAGGTATACTACAACCGGTTAGAAAACCACAAGCCTGTCCAACCCATAGAAGAAATGGTCATTAAAAATGGAGCACTAAATACTAAATACAAAGCCATTCAGAGAAGTCTGTATGACATCCACATGAGTAACTGGCTAAGGTACTTTCCACTGGACCAAATACATATAGTCGATGGTGGAACCCTTATCAGGAACCCTCTGGAAGAATTACagaaagtggaaacatttcttaACATTCCTCCTAGGATAATGACTTCAAATTTCTATTTTAATCAAACCAAGGGTTTCTATTGTCTTCGAAGTGATGGCAAAGAAAGATGTTTACATGAATCCAAGGGCCGCCCCCATCCAGTTGTGAATAGTACTGTACTGGAGGAGCTACATGCCTACTTTAGAGAACACAACGAGAGATTTTTCAGCATGGTCAAACAATCCTTTAACTGGCATTAA